A window of Thalassophryne amazonica chromosome 21, fThaAma1.1, whole genome shotgun sequence contains these coding sequences:
- the LOC117503075 gene encoding midasin-like: MAAVRAARDADVFVIFVVLDNPNSRDSILDIKVPVFKEPGELPEIRSYMEEFPFPFYVILRDVTASPETLSDALRQWFELVTAADQ, translated from the exons ATGGCCGCTGTGCGAGCAGCACGCGATGCTGACGTTTTTGTCATCTTCGTGGTGCTGGACAACCCCAACTCACGG GATTCCATCTTGGACATCAAGGTGCCAGTGTTCAAAGAACCAGGAGAACTGCCTGAGATCCGCTCCTACATGGAGGAGTTCCCCTTCCCCTTCTACGTCATCCTGAGAGATGTCACCGCTTCTCCAGAGACGCTGAGTGACGCGCTCAGGCAGTGGTTTGAACTCGTCACGGCGGCTGACCAATGA